The genomic region GTTGTGCGCCGTCATGACGAAAAATTGTCCTGTGAACTGCCCATGAGGTGGATGAAGACGTCTTCGAGTCCAGGGCCGATCCGCCGCCAATCGTAGTCCGCCGTCTTGAACGGAGCGATGGCCTCCGAAAGCGCCCGGTCGTCGTCCCCGCTCACGTGCAACCGGTTGCCGAACGCCACCGCCTGTTTGACGCCGGACCTGGCACGGAGCGTGGTAGCGAGCCGATGCAGATCCGGCCCCGCCACGAGCCACGTCGTGAGGCCGGCATGGTCGATCACTTCTTGCACGGTTCCATGGGTGAGCAGCTTGCCGTAGGCGATGTAGGCCAGTCTGTGGCACCGTTCGGCTTCATCCATATAATGGGTCGTAATGAGGCAGGTCAGGCCCTCGGCGGCCAGATCGTGAATCTGCTCCCAAAACTCGCGCCGCGCCTTGGGATCGACTCCGGCGGTGGGTTCGTCAAGCAGCAACAGCTTCGGCCGATGTATCAAACAGGCCGCCAGCGCAAGCCGCTGCTTCCACCCTCCCGACAGTTCGCCGGCCAACTGCTGCTGCCGCTCGAGCAAACCCAACCGTTCGAGGCTGAGACGGACGGCATTTCGCCGATCAGGTATGTCGAACATCCGGGCGACGAAATCCAGGTTCTCCGCGATGCTCAGATCCTCGTAAAAGCTGAACCGTTGGGTCATGTAGCCGACCTGTCGCTTGATCTCCCGGCTCCCCCGGATGACGTCGTAGCCCAAGCAGGTGCCGCGGCCGGCGTCCGCGCGCAGTAGACCGCACAGCATGCGGATGAACGTGGTCTTCCCGCTCCCGTTGGGACCGAGAAAGCCGCAGATCTCGCCCTTGCGCACCTGCAAACCGATCCGGTCGACCACCGTCCGGTCGCCGAAGCGTTTGGTCATGTCCTGCACGTCGATGGCCAGCTCGTCCCGCGTCATCGATCGCCTCCGATCCGGACGTCCACCGGCTGGCCGGGGTGCAGCTTCGCCGCGACCGACGGATTGAACCGCGCTTCGATCATGAAGACGAGCTTGGATCGGCTTTCCCGGCTGTAGATCACCGGAGGGGTAAATTCCGCCTTTGGAGAAATATAGTTCACCGTGCCGACGAACGGCTCCGCGACCCCGTCGACGGACACGCGAACGGACTGTCCCGGCTGCAACGTTCCGACCATCTCTTGTGACACGAAGGCCCGAACCTTGATGTTCTGCGGCGGCAGGAGAACGACGACGGGGCGCCCCGCCGCCACCCACTCGCCCTCCCGATACAACGTCTCGAACACCAGGCCGGCCTTCGGCGCCTGCTGCTGCTTCTGCGAGAGCTCCCACGCGGCCTTCGCGAGCGCGGCTTCTCGCGCGCGCACCTCGGCTTCGGCCGCCGCGATCTGGTCGCTGCGGGAACCGGCCTGCGCCGTGTCCAGTTCCGCTTGTAGCTCCGAAACCCGATGGCGGTCCTGATCCCGCGTCGCCCGCGTTCGGTCCAGTTCCAGCTCGGATGTGGCGCCCGGCACGCGGCTCAAGGCCTCCTGCCTGGTGAATTCCCGCTCAGACAACCGGACCGCGATGCGGGCCTGTTTGAGCTGCGCCTTGATCACGTCGATTTCCGAAGGACGTTTTCCCTTCTTCGCATCCTCCAAGGTTGCCTTGGCTTGAGACAGCCGGCGTTCGGCTTCCTCCCGCGCCGCTTGTTCCGGTTCCCCGTTCAGACGGAAGAGGCCGTCCCCCTCCTTCACCTGTTGCCCCCGCTGTACCGCCAGGGATTCCAGGGCTCCGGCATACGGAGACGCCACATAGACGAATTCTCCTTCGACGTAGCCTTGGACCAACGTCGGATCCGGACGCGTGCATCCTTGAATTCCCGTCCATAACGTAATCGCGACAACGGTCCGCAGGACAATCCGTGCGATCGACCGGGAGTCCGTCATGACAGCCTCCGTGAAGTCCCGGCGAGCAGTCCCTCGAAGATGACCGACATGATGGCGCTGTAGCCCTGATCGGGCGTCAGACCCAGCTCGATCAACTTGGGGGGATTCATGACCGCTCGAACGGTCCCGAGCAGAATTTCCATGATCAGCGGCATCGGAATATCCCGCCGGATGACGCGGGCTCTCCGTCCTTCGCTCAGCAACTTGCCGAAGTGCCGCCGGATAAGCTCCCGGCGCTTCTGCTCCACGACCTCGAATAGATGAGGGGCATCGCGCTGAATGTCGCGCACGAACGGTGCCTGAATCTCCTGGGTATGGGTCTGCACCGCCGCGACCAGACGGCGTAAGGCGCCGGGAACGTCGCCCCGGCTAGCGGCCGTGATTCGGCGCAGATCGGCTTCGGCGCACCGGAACTTGTCCAGAATCACCGACTCGACAAGCGCCGTCTTGCTGGGAAACAGACCGTACAGGGTCTTCTTACTCATTCCCAGTTCATCCGCCAATTCGTCCATCGTGACCCGGCGGAACCCCTGGCTCAGAAAATGACGGCGGGCGGCGGCCACGACTCGCTGTGTCGCGGGGGCATTCGGGAGCTGACGCGAAACCGGCTTGCGGGTCGGCATGGTTCACCAAGGAAACTAGAATAGTACTACCAGTTTCCTGACACCGGCCGCAAGCGCCGCACGGGCTGCCAAGAGCCCGCAATTCGTGTTATAGAATGCCGTCGGTCATGGAGGACACCTTATGGGCACCCATCGGTCCGATCTTCGCGGCATTGCCAGACGCGCCATGGTTGAACGGGATTTCTACCCCGACTTCTCGCCCGCGGCGCTGGGCGAATTGGCCAGGATTTCCGTCCCGGCGGACGGCACGGGAGATCCGCAGGTACGCAATCTGATCCACTGGCAATGGGTCTCGATCGACAACGATGACTCCCGGGATCTCGATCAGCTCACCGTCGCCGAGGTCGCACCGGACGGCCTCGCCTCGATCCGCGTGGCGATCGCCGACGTGGACGCCCTGGTCGCGAAGGATTCGAGCCTCGACGCCCATGCGTTGCACAATACGACGTCGGTCTATACGTCGGGAGGCGTGTTCCCCATGCTGCCCGACAAACTCTCGACCGATCTGACGTCGCTCAATGAGCGCCAGGATCGCCTGGCCATCGTCGTGGACATGCGCGTGGCGGAAGACGGCGAGGTGCTCGACTCGCGGATCTACCGCGCCATGGTCCGCAATCACGCGAAACTGGCCTACGGTTCCGTCGGCGCCTGGCTGGAAGGCACGGGTCCCGTGCCCGATGCCGTCAAGGCAGTCGAGGGCCTGGACGCCCAGCTGCGGCTGCAGGACCGGGTCGCGCGCCGGCTCAAGGCCAGACGCCACCAGGAGGGCGCACTCAGCCTCGAAACCCTGGAGCCGAAGGCTGTCTTCGACGGCGAGCGACTGTCGACCGTCCTGGTCGAGCGTAAAAATCGGGCCAAGGACCTGATCGAGGATTTCATGATCGCGGCCAATCAGGCTTCGGTCTCATTTCTGAAGGCCGAAGGGCTGCCCTCGTTCCGACGCGTCCTCCGATCGCCGGAACGCTGGCAGCGTATCGCGGAGGTCGCCGCGAGATGGAATGAAGCGCTGCCGGCCGAGCCTGACGCGCGCGCGCTGGAAGCGTTCCTGGTCAAACGACGGGAGGCCGATCCCCTGAGATTTCCCGACCTCTCCCTCGCAATCGTCAAGCTCATCGGCCGGGGAGAATACGTGCTGGACCGTTGGCAGGACGGCTCATCCGAACACTTCGGTCTCGCGGTGAGAGACTATACCCACTCCACCGCGCCCAACCGCCGATTTCCCGACCTCATCACCCAACGGCTCATCAAGGCCGCTCTGGCGAATGCGTCACTGCCGTATCGCCCCGACGAACTTCAATTCCTGGCGGATCACTGCACCAGAAAGGAAGACGACGCGGAGAAAGTCGAGCGGCAGCTCCGGAAATCGGCCGCGGCGCTCTTACTCGAATCGCAGATCGGCCGGCGCTTCGATGCCATCGTGACCGGCGCCT from Nitrospira japonica harbors:
- a CDS encoding TetR/AcrR family transcriptional regulator, yielding MPTRKPVSRQLPNAPATQRVVAAARRHFLSQGFRRVTMDELADELGMSKKTLYGLFPSKTALVESVILDKFRCAEADLRRITAASRGDVPGALRRLVAAVQTHTQEIQAPFVRDIQRDAPHLFEVVEQKRRELIRRHFGKLLSEGRRARVIRRDIPMPLIMEILLGTVRAVMNPPKLIELGLTPDQGYSAIMSVIFEGLLAGTSRRLS
- a CDS encoding RNB domain-containing ribonuclease; the protein is MGTHRSDLRGIARRAMVERDFYPDFSPAALGELARISVPADGTGDPQVRNLIHWQWVSIDNDDSRDLDQLTVAEVAPDGLASIRVAIADVDALVAKDSSLDAHALHNTTSVYTSGGVFPMLPDKLSTDLTSLNERQDRLAIVVDMRVAEDGEVLDSRIYRAMVRNHAKLAYGSVGAWLEGTGPVPDAVKAVEGLDAQLRLQDRVARRLKARRHQEGALSLETLEPKAVFDGERLSTVLVERKNRAKDLIEDFMIAANQASVSFLKAEGLPSFRRVLRSPERWQRIAEVAARWNEALPAEPDARALEAFLVKRREADPLRFPDLSLAIVKLIGRGEYVLDRWQDGSSEHFGLAVRDYTHSTAPNRRFPDLITQRLIKAALANASLPYRPDELQFLADHCTRKEDDAEKVERQLRKSAAALLLESQIGRRFDAIVTGASNKGTWVRLLDPPVEGKLISHAGGLDVGDILPVELLHTDVEHGFIDFAPVGPAHNSNRSSH
- a CDS encoding ABC transporter ATP-binding protein; this encodes MTRDELAIDVQDMTKRFGDRTVVDRIGLQVRKGEICGFLGPNGSGKTTFIRMLCGLLRADAGRGTCLGYDVIRGSREIKRQVGYMTQRFSFYEDLSIAENLDFVARMFDIPDRRNAVRLSLERLGLLERQQQLAGELSGGWKQRLALAACLIHRPKLLLLDEPTAGVDPKARREFWEQIHDLAAEGLTCLITTHYMDEAERCHRLAYIAYGKLLTHGTVQEVIDHAGLTTWLVAGPDLHRLATTLRARSGVKQAVAFGNRLHVSGDDDRALSEAIAPFKTADYDWRRIGPGLEDVFIHLMGSSQDNFSS
- a CDS encoding HlyD family secretion protein, with the translated sequence MTDSRSIARIVLRTVVAITLWTGIQGCTRPDPTLVQGYVEGEFVYVASPYAGALESLAVQRGQQVKEGDGLFRLNGEPEQAAREEAERRLSQAKATLEDAKKGKRPSEIDVIKAQLKQARIAVRLSEREFTRQEALSRVPGATSELELDRTRATRDQDRHRVSELQAELDTAQAGSRSDQIAAAEAEVRAREAALAKAAWELSQKQQQAPKAGLVFETLYREGEWVAAGRPVVVLLPPQNIKVRAFVSQEMVGTLQPGQSVRVSVDGVAEPFVGTVNYISPKAEFTPPVIYSRESRSKLVFMIEARFNPSVAAKLHPGQPVDVRIGGDR